GTACTTGATAAAGGACAAATTGTTGAACAAGGTACGCACGCTGAATTACTAGAGCTCAATGGCTTATATGCTAAACTTTGGAATCATCAAAGTGGCGGATTTTTAAGCGGAAATGCTGAATAATATTGCGTTTATCATATTTAATAGCTAAAGCAAAGTGCGGTGAGTTTTCACCGCACTTTTTGCTAGATATTTAACGTTTAATTCACGACTTCAGCTGTATATTTCAGCTTGTGAATCGCATCGAATAATTGCTGATTTGTGACTTTTGGATCTTCCACAACCGTCACTAAACCATCTTTAATAGATGCTTTTGTTGAAATAACGCCATCGATATTACGCAGTTCTTTATTGACTAAGTAAGCACAAAGCTGGCAATTCATTTCTTTTACTTTTAGCACAATTTGTTTGGTTTCATTCGCATGAGCGAAAGAAATTGCAAACAGCGAAAGCAAAAGTGCGGTACATAATTTCTTCATTTTTATTCCTAATTAGCTAATTCTAAAATCCAAGGCAAAATTGTTGGATAGGTTAAGAAAAAAATCATCACGATAAATACAATCCAATATAAAACGATGAGTTTTTTACGGGAAATATATTTGCTACAAATGATTTTTTTGGAAAACATCAACAGCCAAAATCCATAGGTAAAGGCGCATAATGAAATTATGAGCATGGGAATACGCAAATAATCATATTCGCCCAAGCCAATAAACCTGAGCTGATTAATAAGTTTGCGGACTTATTGGAAGGGTTTGGGGAGTTGTTGAATAAGGAATTTAAGGCGTGATAGTCACCGTGGGTAGGTATACCCACGGCTAATTATAGCCATAGTGGTTCCCCTTTGGGGAACGCTAACCTACCCCATCGGAGTAGCATTATGCGTAACCCAGGGTATACCTACCCTGGGTAAACAGCGGAGATATATGAAAAATAAAGAATTATTAGCAGAATTAAAAGCCTATTCGGACAGCTTGCGACAAAAGGTCGAGGCAAAGTTTGAGGGGTGGGATGATTCTCTTGCTGCCATTAGTGAGCGACGCAAAAAGGTGCTAGATCCTGTTTCGGGCTATGACTTTTTTGTGTCGAATTACTTTCTGCATTATGTGCGTTCTCGCTCTCGTTCGCAGTTGCATAACTATCTTTTTGAGCAATTGCCACAAGTATTACAACAGCCATCATCAGTGCATTTAGCCATTGCTGCGCCACGTGGTGAAGCTAAATCGACCTTGGTCTCCCAGCTCTTTACACTTTACTGTCTTGTGACACAGAAAAAACGCTATGCGTTGATTGTGATGGATAGTATCGACCAAGCCTATCCAATGTTGGAAGCCATTAAAGTAGAGTTGGAATTTAACCAACGTTTGCGCATTGATTTCCCTGAAATAGCAGGACAAGGGCGTGTGTGGCAAGCGGCAACCATTATCACAAAAGCCAATCAAAAAGTGCAAGTAGCAGGCTCTGGCAAGAAATTGCGTGGTTTACGCCACGGTGCTTATCG
The Haemophilus influenzae DNA segment above includes these coding regions:
- a CDS encoding heavy-metal-associated domain-containing protein, whose product is MKKLCTALLLSLFAISFAHANETKQIVLKVKEMNCQLCAYLVNKELRNIDGVISTKASIKDGLVTVVEDPKVTNQQLFDAIHKLKYTAEVVN